The window CAGTACTGGCTGGCTGTGCGTCCCAGCCAAAAACCATTTACAGCTGGGAAAAATATCAGCCGGCTCTTTACGATTACTATCAGCAAGATAAAGTTGGCCCTGAGCAGCAGATTCTTGCTTTGAATGAATCGATCGAAAAAGCGAAAGCCGCAAATAAACCTGTCCCACCGGGACTCTATGCTCAACTTGGGTTGCTGTATGCCAACACTGGCCGTGATAGCGAAGCTCGCCAACAGTTTGAAACTGAAAAAGCGAAATTCCCTGAATCAGCACCTTTTATGGACTTTCTGTTGAGTAAAAATAAAGGGAGCATTAAATGAATCGTTTCTTAGGATTATGTGGTCTGGTTTTTGCGCTGGTGCTGACCGGTTGTGCTAAACCTGTGCCTTATGACTACACGGCATTTAAGCAGAGCAAGCCTAAGTCTATTTTGGTATTGCCGCCGGTTAATCATTCGCCGGATGTGAAAGCGAGCTATAGCCTGCTTTCACAAGTTACCTATCCGCTGGCGGAATCCGGTTATTACGTCTTGCCTGTCGCTGTCGTAGACGAAACGTTCAAACAGAATGGTCTGTCGACCGCGGCGGATATTCATGCGCTGAGTACGGCGAAGCTGCACCAAATCTTTGGTGCTGATGCTGCACTGTATTTGGACGTAAAAGAATACGGCACGTCATACATCGTGATTAGCAGCGAAACCCGCGTTTCTGCGGATGCACGTCTGGTTGATCTGCGTACCGGAAAACTGCTGTGGAGCGGAAGTGCAACGGCGTCCAGCAACGAGCAGCAATCAAATTCTAACGGCGGCATCATCGGTGCTCTGGTGCAGGCTGCGGTGAGCCAGATTGCGGACACGATCTCTGACAAAGGCCATGATGTTGCTGGCGTGACCAGCTCGCGCTTGCTCGCGGCGGGTCATCCACGCGGGATGCTGTACGGGCCTCGTTCACTGCAATACGGTAAAGAAACGTACTGATCTGCCAGATAGTACGTCGCTAAATCATCAACGCCGTTCATTACTGAACGGCGTTTTTTATTACCTTAATCCGGTCGTCGGTGATGCTACGCGTCAGCGGCCTGGTTACGATGTTGTTTATGATTGCGCGTTGTCCAGACGAAGGCGGACGTTAACAGCAGGATCAGCGTTGCCGCTGCCAGTACGATGGAAAACCCGGAGTCAAAGGCGGAATGTGCCTGTGCGGTCAGAAGTTGCTGCATATTTTCCGGTAAGGATTCGGCAAAAATTAACGCCTCATCCAGGCTGTCATACGCGGTGTCCGGTGCGGTAAACCCAGCAGGCAGCATAAACGTCGCAGAATAAGCGAAAGACAGCAAACTGCCCATCAGCGTCACGCCCGTCGCGCCCCCTAATTCATAGGATACCTCTTCGATTGAGGCCGCCATCCCTGCTTTTGATGCTGGAGCAACCTGCATAATGGTGCTCGATGCGGCCGTCATGGTCGAACCTACGCCAGCCCCAATCACCATCAGGCTGATGACTTGTACGATGATGGGGGCATTGTGGAGCAGCAGATAGCTTCCCATACCAAGCCCGGAAACCAGCAGCCCTGCGGATAACATTGTCCCGCTATTTACGTGTGGCAGCATTCTTCCGGTTAACGGGCCTGAGATAAAGGACGCCAATGACAGAGGCAAAATAAACAGCCCTGCCTGTAGCGGAGACAGCCCGACCACAAGCTGTAGTCGCTGGGTGAAAGCCAGTTCCATTCCGATTAATGCGGCCGCCGCTACGATAGCCGCGGCTACTGCTGCGCTGAAAGGTCGCAGGCGGAAGAGAGAGAAATCGACTAGGGGGTGCTGGCTGTTACGCTGACGCCGCACAAACAGGGTAATAAACGCCACGCCGATCAGCAGCGCGATTAGCGCATCTTCATAAGACGGAACCCGCTTGCCCAGCTCTTTTATGGCATAGGTTACACCAATCAAACCCACCATAATTAATAGAGAACCGATGAAATCCCAGCGGTGTGAAGCATTACCCGGCCGGTGGGGAATGACGGTGATTCCCATGATGAGCGCAAGCAGAACGACCGGTACGTTGATGAGGAAAACCGAGCCCCACCAGAAGTATTCAAGCAGTATCCCGCCCATGACGGGGCCAAACGCGGCACCGCCGGATGCCACCGCAGCCCAGATACCAATCGCCAGTGCGCGTTCCCGTTCATCAGAAAAGGTCAGTCGAATAATCGAGAGCGTGGCGGGCATCATCATCGCCGCGCCAACCGCCAGCAGAGCGCGTGCGGCGATGAGCATGTGGGGAGTGGGAGAATAGGCGGCGAACAATGACGCCGCGCCGAAGACCAGCAATCCGGAAATAAACAGAGGTTTATGACCCAGCTTATCGCCCAGCGTACCCATTCCCAGCAGCAAGCCGGAGGCAACCAACGCGTAGATATTAACGATCCACAGCTTGTCCGATGCGGTGGCGTGTAGGTCGTGAGTCAGTGTCGGGAGTGCGGTGTACAGCACCGTCATGTCGATAACAATCAGGAACAGCGCACTGGAAACAATGGCCAGGATCAGCCACTTCTTTGGTGATTGCATAGCAAGTTCTCTACCGTCGATTTTCGTTTTCATCTGTAGGATAGTGCTCCGTTTATACCGATCAGGCATTCTAAACGGATGCAGGCACCATGATATTAGTTTTGTACCGAATTTACGCGATTACGTCCTTGCTCTTTTGCCATGTACAATAATTCGTCTGCTTCCTTAAACGCTTCATGGAAATCCTCAATTCTTTCCAGTTGAAAAAAACTGACTCCTATACTGGTTGTGCATCGAACAATATGACCATCTGAAATCGCTAATGGAGCCCCTTCTATAATAGACCGTATTCTCTCTGCGATATCTAAGCAGTCGTTGACTGAGAGACCTTGAATTATGATTAAAAACTCTTCGCCACCCCATCGACAGAGCAGG is drawn from Pectobacterium aroidearum and contains these coding sequences:
- a CDS encoding DUF4810 domain-containing protein; this translates as MLSHKKIVLLLAATVLAGCASQPKTIYSWEKYQPALYDYYQQDKVGPEQQILALNESIEKAKAANKPVPPGLYAQLGLLYANTGRDSEARQQFETEKAKFPESAPFMDFLLSKNKGSIK
- a CDS encoding MFS transporter, which translates into the protein MQSPKKWLILAIVSSALFLIVIDMTVLYTALPTLTHDLHATASDKLWIVNIYALVASGLLLGMGTLGDKLGHKPLFISGLLVFGAASLFAAYSPTPHMLIAARALLAVGAAMMMPATLSIIRLTFSDERERALAIGIWAAVASGGAAFGPVMGGILLEYFWWGSVFLINVPVVLLALIMGITVIPHRPGNASHRWDFIGSLLIMVGLIGVTYAIKELGKRVPSYEDALIALLIGVAFITLFVRRQRNSQHPLVDFSLFRLRPFSAAVAAAIVAAAALIGMELAFTQRLQLVVGLSPLQAGLFILPLSLASFISGPLTGRMLPHVNSGTMLSAGLLVSGLGMGSYLLLHNAPIIVQVISLMVIGAGVGSTMTAASSTIMQVAPASKAGMAASIEEVSYELGGATGVTLMGSLLSFAYSATFMLPAGFTAPDTAYDSLDEALIFAESLPENMQQLLTAQAHSAFDSGFSIVLAAATLILLLTSAFVWTTRNHKQHRNQAADA
- a CDS encoding DUF799 domain-containing protein; its protein translation is MNRFLGLCGLVFALVLTGCAKPVPYDYTAFKQSKPKSILVLPPVNHSPDVKASYSLLSQVTYPLAESGYYVLPVAVVDETFKQNGLSTAADIHALSTAKLHQIFGADAALYLDVKEYGTSYIVISSETRVSADARLVDLRTGKLLWSGSATASSNEQQSNSNGGIIGALVQAAVSQIADTISDKGHDVAGVTSSRLLAAGHPRGMLYGPRSLQYGKETY